The bacterium genome window below encodes:
- the gcvPA gene encoding aminomethyl-transferring glycine dehydrogenase subunit GcvPA: protein MPFIPNTDEDRKKMLHKIGVKNFDELLSPIPEHLRLKEPLNLPPSLSEFEINKLMQRISKMNLTTEDCISFLGAGCYDHYIPAAVDYVISRPEFYTAYTPYQAEASQGTLQIIYEYQSMICELTGMDVANASMYDGGSALAEACHMASSIKGREKVLISDSVNPSYIQCVKTYLGSNRVIHIPLNNGRTDVSILKNMLSDSIACVVIQHPNFFGILEPVNEIGHLVHLRNSLYIGIPLPISLGVLSLPGDWGADIVVAEGQSLGIRQSLGGPGLGILAARKEFIRQMPGRIIGRTQDIEGRQGFVMTLQTREQHIRREKATSNICTNEGLCAIAACVYLTIMGPQGMKEVGELCYAKAHYLAERIKKITGFSLVYDAPFFNEFLVQTPVSAEEIVQALIKDHIFAGFPISRLFKQHTHELLVAVTEKRTRDELDYFIEKLKEIRPQEVAPQAD from the coding sequence ATGCCCTTCATTCCTAATACAGATGAAGATAGGAAGAAAATGCTTCATAAAATAGGGGTGAAAAACTTTGATGAACTACTCTCTCCTATTCCTGAACACTTAAGACTTAAAGAGCCTCTAAATCTCCCACCCTCTTTATCAGAGTTTGAAATCAATAAGTTAATGCAAAGAATTTCAAAAATGAATCTTACAACTGAAGATTGTATTTCATTTTTAGGTGCTGGGTGCTACGACCACTATATACCTGCGGCTGTTGATTATGTCATCTCAAGACCCGAATTTTATACTGCCTATACACCATACCAAGCTGAAGCCTCACAAGGGACACTTCAGATAATTTATGAGTATCAGTCAATGATTTGTGAACTCACGGGGATGGATGTTGCAAATGCATCAATGTACGACGGTGGCTCTGCTCTTGCTGAAGCTTGCCATATGGCGAGTTCAATAAAAGGGAGAGAAAAAGTATTAATCTCAGATTCTGTCAACCCATCCTATATACAGTGTGTTAAGACCTATCTCGGTAGTAATAGGGTAATACATATCCCACTTAATAATGGTAGAACTGATGTATCTATTCTCAAAAATATGCTATCCGACAGTATAGCTTGTGTTGTAATTCAGCATCCAAATTTCTTTGGAATACTTGAGCCAGTGAATGAGATAGGGCATTTAGTTCATTTAAGAAACTCACTTTACATAGGAATACCACTTCCAATTTCACTTGGAGTACTATCGCTACCAGGGGATTGGGGTGCAGACATTGTTGTAGCTGAGGGTCAGTCTCTTGGAATTCGTCAATCTTTAGGTGGTCCTGGGCTTGGAATTCTTGCCGCACGTAAAGAATTTATAAGACAAATGCCGGGTAGGATAATCGGAAGAACACAGGATATAGAAGGAAGGCAAGGTTTTGTGATGACACTACAGACACGTGAGCAACACATAAGACGAGAGAAAGCAACATCAAATATATGTACAAATGAAGGACTATGTGCTATTGCTGCCTGTGTTTATCTTACAATTATGGGACCGCAAGGAATGAAGGAAGTTGGTGAACTTTGTTATGCGAAAGCACATTATTTAGCAGAAAGAATAAAGAAAATTACAGGGTTTAGTTTAGTTTATGATGCACCATTCTTCAATGAATTTTTGGTTCAAACACCGGTTTCAGCAGAGGAGATTGTTCAAGCATTAATCAAGGACCATATTTTTGCTGGATTCCCAATTTCAAGGCTTTTCAAACAGCATACACATGAACTTCTTGTAGCAGTGACAGAGAAAAGAACACGCGATGAACTTGATTATTTTATAGAAAAATTGAAAGAGATTAGACCTCAAGAGGTAGCACCTCAAGCTGATTAG
- the nadB gene encoding L-aspartate oxidase translates to METDFLVIGSGIAGLTFAIKVSAYGDTAVITKKESTETNTNYAQGGIAAALSSHDSIELHIRDTLNAGNGLCKKEAVRIMANEGPRLVVELSELGVEFTKDKDDNFDLGMEGGHSERRIVHAKDATGAAIETTLVRVAKDKGIKLFDNWLAIDLILKNNRCIGVWVFDVEKGDVFPFFSKATLIATGGIGAIYLHTTNPSIATGDGIAMAYRAGAKIANMEFVQFHPTSFYGKRIGDRALLLSEAIRGEGGILKTKDGHSFMEKYNSRKELAPRDIVARAIHKELKESGDEYVLLDITHIPEKRIKERFPTIYEVCLSFGIDISKEPIPVVPAAHYECGGILIDISGLTNIPCLYAAGESACVGVHGANRLASNSLLESLVFAHRAANAACKSLENVEYPKLHKFAQPEKLCESSIILDYLLQIKRIMWSHVGIVRDDNGLKLARSEVLKYKLEIENLYNTHKLTLPLVELRNVATVASIVIECALWRKESRGLHFNINWPEKDDIHYRKDTIVEKKGNFN, encoded by the coding sequence GTGGAGACAGATTTCTTAGTTATAGGGAGTGGTATAGCAGGGCTTACGTTTGCAATTAAGGTTTCGGCTTACGGAGATACAGCTGTTATCACAAAGAAAGAAAGTACTGAGACAAACACAAATTATGCACAGGGTGGGATAGCAGCCGCTCTCTCATCTCATGATTCTATTGAGCTACATATCCGAGATACATTGAATGCAGGAAATGGACTTTGTAAAAAAGAAGCTGTCCGTATAATGGCAAATGAGGGACCTAGATTAGTTGTGGAACTTTCAGAATTAGGAGTAGAATTTACAAAAGATAAGGATGATAATTTTGACCTCGGAATGGAGGGTGGTCATTCGGAGCGTAGGATTGTACATGCAAAAGATGCGACAGGGGCAGCAATTGAGACTACTCTTGTCAGGGTAGCAAAAGATAAGGGAATAAAATTGTTTGATAATTGGCTTGCCATTGACTTAATATTAAAAAATAATAGATGCATAGGTGTATGGGTTTTTGATGTTGAGAAAGGGGATGTTTTTCCATTTTTTTCAAAGGCTACTCTTATTGCAACTGGTGGGATAGGTGCAATTTACTTACATACAACTAATCCAAGTATAGCTACTGGCGATGGTATAGCGATGGCTTATAGAGCTGGGGCAAAGATTGCAAATATGGAATTTGTACAGTTTCATCCTACTTCATTTTATGGTAAACGAATTGGAGACCGTGCATTATTACTTTCTGAAGCTATAAGAGGGGAGGGTGGAATATTAAAAACTAAAGATGGGCACTCATTTATGGAGAAATACAATTCAAGGAAGGAACTTGCTCCAAGGGATATAGTTGCAAGGGCAATCCATAAAGAACTTAAGGAAAGTGGCGATGAATATGTGTTACTTGATATCACACATATACCAGAAAAAAGAATAAAGGAGAGATTTCCGACCATTTATGAGGTATGTCTTTCTTTTGGTATAGACATATCAAAGGAGCCAATCCCAGTTGTCCCTGCTGCTCATTATGAATGTGGTGGTATTCTCATAGATATTAGCGGGCTAACTAATATTCCTTGCCTATATGCAGCTGGTGAGTCAGCGTGTGTCGGAGTCCATGGTGCAAATAGGCTGGCATCAAACTCATTATTGGAGTCGCTCGTTTTTGCTCATAGGGCAGCTAATGCGGCATGTAAATCACTTGAAAATGTAGAGTATCCAAAATTACATAAGTTTGCTCAACCAGAAAAGCTATGCGAGTCGAGTATAATTTTAGATTATTTACTCCAAATAAAGAGGATAATGTGGAGCCATGTTGGAATAGTTAGGGATGATAATGGATTGAAATTAGCGAGAAGTGAAGTTCTAAAATATAAACTTGAAATAGAAAACCTTTATAATACTCATAAGCTAACTCTTCCATTAGTTGAGCTCCGTAATGTAGCAACAGTCGCTTCAATAGTTATAGAATGTGCTTTGTGGAGGAAGGAGTCAAGGGGACTTCACTTTAACATTAACTGGCCAGAAAAAGATGATATTCATTATAGGAAAGATACAATTGTAGAAAAAAAAGGTAATTTTAACTAG